Proteins from a single region of Scleropages formosus chromosome 24, fSclFor1.1, whole genome shotgun sequence:
- the LOC108918837 gene encoding inactive phospholipase C-like protein 1, whose translation MWQRQGCGGERSRAGAQELHPGGMSQTEPSSNQQDSEALQQERMKAVPRRSSIIKDHTVQKAGSGRKKTVSFSSMSSEKKVSSVADCLAFMQGGCELKKVRPNSRIYCRFYTLDPDSTCLCWEPSKKNSERARLQISKIHEVRTGKTTDTFRHHGPAEQLPEEAAFSIIHGDGYQSLDLVALSPDVANIWVTGLCYLVTQPEHAHGGGPEDSLGSKIRYDWLAAEFGKSDEDGNGIVSEDTAVATICRLCPGTKEAKVRLKFKEMQRSKEKLTSHVTLEEFQEAYCELCTRPEVYFLLVQLSQDRECLHAQDLQLFLETEQGVAHTTAEGCLAIVKQFEPSALGREQGILSLDGLARYLQSPECHLFDPEHQHVCQNMSLPLPHYYISASYHYLSEDHLHRGDSLEGLMKALQVGCRCLELSVRDGPENEPVLWLGHGSGLQNSDKTPTPPTTACSALEFVNKYAFLTSPYPLLILLSHQCSSAQQQVLAEHLQRVFGTRLYIPAVPSAIGKVGFAAVLPSPEELKGRVLLVGKKLPEEEEGSEGEVSEEEEDILGGAPPDDRQMSFPEEEEMGVALRNLSLQRPRHFHLRKELSDLVALRHSGIAYFCNHRAKQKRSTTPSSVLVSPNATTPQNTTYWTLCSLGKVQANRMASEIPKDLVAFTQTALIRVPPSLPHEDSSNLSLQEFWMLGCQLVALNRQSPGAMLDLDRARFTQNGGCGFVLCPTIFREDVSNFTANSQGFVPGMPAQTLRVKVISAQNLPKPQGSDTKNNVINPYVVLEMHGVPADYAEQHTHTAGQDSPLFDETFEFQVNMPELAILRFVVLDDSCTSDDFIGQYSVVFECIQPGYRTVPLLGREGDVLPCTSLFIHVTITNRRGGGKAHAKSLSVLRGSHQDREYVTLRNVGIKLLDDSFCAAKESLTEAIELRVNVQSATVSLKEQCGLPPVANMKQCIQILASRLQGPEGFPAASLVLRDGYPYLDTPGNVPEGVHRLLTTYEAVISAHKQLVENADGLQDQISEVVKKGMELHKDLAKLGQKEGMRGYRQCKAVENFTWNIIILKGQCDLLQRAKMVALDSLQQITLAAEACGLKVTLDSFCMSSQHSSYSSQYLLGNAQENGCV comes from the exons ATGTGGCAGCGACAGGGCTGCGGTGGCGAGCGGAGCAGAGCCGGGGCTCAGGAGCTCCATCCAGGAGGGATGTCGCAGACAGAGCCCTCCAGCAATCAGCAGGACTCtgaggcactacagcaggagcggatGAAGGCAGTTCCACGGCGTAGCAGCATAATAAAG GACCACACAGTGCAGAAGGCTGGTTCTGGACGGAAGAAGACCGTATCCTTCAGCAGCATGTCCTCAGAGAAGAAGGTGAGCAGTGTGGCAGACTGCCTGGCATTCATGCAAGGTGGCTGTGAGCTAAAGAAGGTGCGTCCAAACTCCCGCATCTACTGCCGCTTCTACACCTTAGACCCAGACTCAACCTGCCTGTGCTGGGAGCCCTCTAAGAAGAACAGTGAGCGTGCACGCCTACAGATCAGCAAAATCCATGAAGTGCGCACAGGCAAGACCACTGACACCTTTCGACACCATGGTCCTGCTGAGCAGCTGCCTGAGGAGGCTGCCTTTTCCATCATCCACGGTGATGGATACCAGTCCCTTGACCTTGTGGCACTTTCACCTGATGTGGCCAACATCTGGGTGACAGGTCTATGCTACCTGGTGACTCAACCAGAACATGCCCATGGAGGGGGCCCAGAAGACAGCCTTGGAAGTAAGATACGGTACGACTGGCTGGCTGCCGAGTTTGGCAAGAGCGATGAGGATGGCAATGGCATTGTGTCCGAAGACACAGCTGTTGCGACCATCTGCAGACTTTGTCCTGGAACTAAGGAGGCCAAG GTCCGCCTAAAGTTTAAAGAGATGCAACGCAGTAAGGAGAAGCTGACCTCCCATGTGACCCTTGAGGAGTTCCAGGAGGCATACTGCGAGCTTTGCACAAGACCTGAGGTGTATTTTTTGCTGGTGCAGCTCTCCCAGGACCGTGAATGCCTACACGCACAAGACCTACAACTCTTCCTAGAGACGGAGCAGGGAGTGGCTCATACCACAGCTGAAGGTTGCCTGGCCATTGTGAAGCAGTTTGAGCCATCTGCGCTAGGCCGGGAACAAGGGATACTGAGCCTTGATGGCTTGGCTCGCTACCTGCAGTCACCAGAGTGCCACCTGTTTGATCCTGAGCACCAGCACGTGTGCCAGAACATGAGCTTGCCACTCCCCCACTATTATATCAGTGCATCTTACCATTATCTGTCGGAGGACCATCTCCATAGGGGGGACAGCTTAGAGGGCTTGATGAAAGCCCTGCAAGTTGGTTGTCGCTGCTTGGAACTGAGTGTTAGAGACGGACCCGAGAATGAGCCTGTGCTGTGGCTGGGCCATGGTTCTGGCCTACAAAACTCTGACAAAACACCTACACCACCCACCACTGCATGTAGTGCCCTGGAATTTGTAAACAAATATGCCTTCTTGACTTCACCTTACCCACTGCTGATCCTCTTGAGCCATCAATGTTCTTCAGCCCAGCAACAAGTCCTCGCAGAACATTTACAAAGGGTGTTTGGAACCCGCCTCTACATCCCTGCAGTTCCATCTGCTATAGGAAAAGTGGGGTTTGCAGCTGTTCTTCCCTCTCCAGAAGAACTGAAAGGGCGGGTGTTGCTGGTAGGTAAGAAGCTtccagaggaagaggagggttCAGAAGGTGAAGTatcagaggaagaggaggatatTTTAGGAGGAGCACCACCGGATGACCGGCAGATGTCTTTCCCTGAAGAGGAGGAGATGGGTGTTGCCCTGAGAAATTTGTCACTCCAAAGGCCCCGCCACTTTCACCTTCGTAAGGAGCTGTCTGACCTGGTGGCCTTGAGGCATTCTGGAATAGCCTACTTCTGTAACCACAGAGCCAAGCAAAAGAGGTCTACCACCCCCAGCAGTGTGCTAGTTTCCCCCAACGCCACTACCCCTCAGAACACCACGTATTGGACTCTCTGCTCCCTGGGAAAAGTACAGGCAAACAGAATGGCAAGTGAAATTCCAAAGGACCTGGTGGCCTTCACCCAAACAGCATTGATACGGGTACCGCCCAGTTTACCGCATGAGGACTCCAGCAACCTCAGTCTGCAGGAGTTCTGGATGCTAGGCTGTCAGCTGGTGGCACTCAACAGGCAGAGCCCTGGGGCTATGCTAGACTTGGACCGAGCTCGCTTCACCCAGAACGGAGGCTGTGGCTTTGTTCTTTGCCCCACAATCTTTCGGGAGGATGTCTCCAACTTCACTGCCAACTCCCAAGGCTTTGTGCCTGGCATGCCAGCCCAGACCCTGCGTGTCAAAGTGATCAGTGCTCAAAATCTGCCTAAACCTCAAGGATCAGATACTAAGAATAATGTCATTAATCCTTACGTGGTGCTAGAGATGCATGGTGTGCCTGCTGATTATGCTGAGCAGCACACCCACACCGCTGGCCAGGACAGCCCACTCTTTGATGAGACCTTTGAGTTCCAG GTAAACATGCCGGAGCTGGCCATCCTACGCTTTGTTGTGCTGGATGACAGCTGCACCAGTGATGACTTCATTGGTCAATACAGTGTCGTCTTTGAGTGCATCCAGCCCGGTTACCGCACTGTACCTCTCCTTGGTCGGGAAGGAGATGTACTGCCATGCACCAGCCTGTTCATCCACGTGACCATCACCAACCGTCGTGGCGGGGGCAAGGCCCATGCAAAGAGCTTATCAGTTTTAAGGGGTTCACACCAAGACCGCGAGTATGTAACCCTGCGCAATGTGGGCATCAAGCTTTTGGATGACAGTTTTTGTGCTGCAAAAGAATCCCTTACAGAGGCCATAGAGCTACGGGTAAACGTCCAG agcGCCACAGTCAGTTTGAAAGAGCAGTGTGGGCTGCCCCCAGTAGCTAATATGAAGCAGTGCATCCAGATCTTAGCCTCCCGCCTCCAAGGTCCTGAGGGGTTCCCGGCTGCCAGCCTGGTCCTGAGAGATGGCTACCCGTACCTAGATACACCAGGGAACGTGCCTGAAGGTGTACACAGACTACTCACCACCTACGAAGCA GTGATTTCAGCACACAAGCAGCTGGTTGAGAATGCTGATGGGCTACAGGACCAGATCTCAGAGGTGGTGAAAAAAG GAATGGAACTCCACAAGGACCTGGCAAAGCTGGGACAGAAAGAGGGAATGAGGGGATATAGGCAATGCAAGGCAGTAGAGAATTTTACCTGGAACATCATCATTCTGAAG GGACAATGTGATCTATTGCAAAGAGCCAAAATGGTTGCACTGGACTCCCTGCAACAAATAACCTTGGCAGCAGAAGCATGTGGACTGAAAGTCACCCTTGACTCCTTCTGCATGTCCTCTCAGCACTCCAGTTATAGCAGCCAGTACCTCCTGGGGAATGCACAGGAGAATGGGTGCGTTTGA